A single region of the Nicotiana sylvestris chromosome 6, ASM39365v2, whole genome shotgun sequence genome encodes:
- the LOC138871588 gene encoding uncharacterized protein, which yields MIKVPSNELNATSLPWPFAFWVMDVIGPIEPTTSNRHRFILVSIYYFTKWVEAASYKAVTKKVVADFIKDRIVCRFGVPESIVTDNAANINSDLMKTITVRKSTGATPYMLVYGTKAFILAEVEIPSLRIIEEAELSDT from the exons atgataaaagtgccgtcaaatgagctcaatgcaacaagcttaccttggccattcgccTTTTGGgtaatggatgttattggtccgattgagcctacTACTTCAaacagacacaggtttattctggtatcCATTTattactttacaaaatgggtagaggctgcgtcctacaaagctgtaaccaagaaagtcgtcgcagatttcATCAAGGATcgaattgtttgccgattcggtgTTCCCGaatccattgttactgataatgccgccaatatcaacagtgatctgatgaaaactat TACAGTTCGCAAatcaaccggagcaactccctacatgctggtttatggtaccaagGCTTTCATcctagccgaggtagagattccttctttaagaatcatagaGGAAGCTGAACTTAGTGATACAtag